DNA from Gemmatimonadota bacterium:
CTCGCACAGCTCCTTGGCGGCCCATCCGCCCGAGATGCCGGAGCCGATGACGATGGCGTCGTAGGAGGTGTTGGGCTGTGGCACGGTCCGGTGCGGGGACGAGGGCGAGCGATGAACGGCGTCAGCGATGAGAAGTTGAAGGAGCGAGCGTCCAAGGGATAGCCTCACGCCCCCCGTTGGTCGTAGACTCGAACGTCCCCGGGAATCGGGTTACTCATGTCGCGCCTCGCCGCGCCCCCCACACGTGCCGTCGGCACCACGCCAGTCTCGCTCACTCCACGCGGAGCACGCCGCCGATGTCCGATCCACTCTCTCGCCGTGACTTCTCGCGCCGAACGGCGCTCGCCGGGCTCGGGCTTGGCGTGGCACGACTCGCTGGGGGTCCTGCACCGCTCGATACCATGAACACGCCCTCCCCCGACGCCACCGCACGCCTCGACCAGGGCGATCGACTCGCCGCGGACGAGTTTCCGCGGCAGCGCGAGGGGATCTATCTCAATCATGCCGCATCCTCGCCCCTCCCGCAGCGGTCGAGCGATGCGTTGCGCGGCTACCTCAGCGACCGCGAACGCCTCTTTCATCTCTACCAGACCGGCACGCAGGACTACGCCCTCCCCGTGCTGCAGGGGAAGGTCGCACGCCTGCTCAACGTGCCCCCCGAGCTCGTCGCCTTCGTCCCGACGACCACCGAGGCGATGAGCGCGGCGCTCAACAGCATCGAGTGGCGCGCCGGCGACAACGTGGTGGTGCCGGCCAACGAGTTTCCCGGGGTGATCTATCCGTCACTCCACCTGGCACGTCGCGGGGTCGAGGTGCGGCAGGTGCCTGTCGAGCAGCACGTCGACCTCGATCGCGTCCTGGCGGCGATCGATGGGCGCACGCGCGCCGTGGCCATCAGCTGGGTGCACTGGCTCACCGGCCATCGCATCGACCTCGCCAGGCTCGGCGCCGCTTGCCGAGCGAGTAACGCACTCAGCATCGTCGACGCGATTCAGGGGGTGGGGGCCGTCCCCGTCGACGTGGCGGCCACACAGGTCGACTTCTTCGTCACCGGCAGCTACAAGTGGCTGATGGGGATCCCGGGGACGGCGGCGATCTACACGTCGCCGCGCTTCCTCGAGGCCGTCGTCCCCGACCGCGCCGGCCACGCGAGCATGAAGACCTCCGTCTACGATGCCCCGCACATCGAGTGGCTCCCGGGCGCGGCGCGCTTTCAGGTTGGTGGCACGATCAACGCGGCACTCATCGCCATGGAGCGCTCGATCGACCTGCTGACGGAGGTCGGCGTCCCCAGGATCCAGGCGCACGTGGGGACGCTCCTCGACGCACTGCAGTCGCGGGCACCGCACGCCGGGGTGCGCCTCAACTCCGACCTGTCGAGCGCACACCGCTCGACGTTCGTCAACGTCACGACCGGCGACAGCGCGCGCGATGACCGGATCGTGAAGGGACTCGTGGCACAGGGGATCATCGTCGGGCGTCGCGGCCCGGGGATCCGTATCGCCCCCCACCTGCACAACTCGGTTGGGGACATCGAGCGTCTCATGGACGCGCTGCAACGTATTGCCTGACGAGAGACCATGCCAATCGAGCTTTCCCCGGAAGACACGACCCGCGCCATCGCCTCGCTCCGGCGCTACTGCGACGAGCAGCTCGACGAAAAGATCGGCGAGCTCAAGGCGCGCCTCTTCCTCGAGTTCATCCTGAAGGAGATCGGCCCCTCCATCTACAATGGGGCGATCGGCGACGCGCAGGCCTACTTCCGCGATCGCGTCGCCGACCTCGAAGGGGCCTGCTCGCAGCAGGAGTTCGACTACTGGCCGCGCTCCACCGCGCGCCGCCCCTCCCCCTGACACCACGCCCAGTCATGATCGCGAAGGCGAAGTCGTCCCCACGCGCGAGCGCGAAGCCGGTCACGCACGACGAGTACCTCGCGCGCCTTCCCGAAGACCAGCGCGCAGCGCTGCAGCAGCTGCGTACCACGATCAAGGTGATCGTCCCCAAGGCGGAGGAGTGCTTCTCGTATGGCCTCCCGGCCTTCCGCCTGAACGGCGTGCTCGTCGGCTACGGCGCGACCGCGAAGCACTGCGCCTTCTATCCCATGAGCGGACAGACGGTGGCCGCGTTCGCGGACGAGCTCGCGGGCTTCGAAACGAGCAAGGGGACGATCCGCTTCACTCCGGACAACCCGCTCTCGAAAGCCCTGGTGCGCAAGCTGGTGAAAGCGCGCATCGCCGAGAACGCGGAGTAGCGGAAACAACCGGCGCGAGACGGCGCGCGGGACGGCGCGCGGGACGGCGCGCGGGACGGCGCGCGGGACGGCGCGCGGGACGGCGCGCGGGACGGCGCGCGGGACGGCGCGCGGGACGGCGCGCGAGACAGCCCGCGCGACAAGCCGCGTGACAACGCGCGCCCCCGCGCGCAGCCCACCCACCGCGGCGTGTCCAGATCGCCGAGCCCTTGTCGCGTTGATGGCTATACGAGCGATTCGGCTCGGAGTCGTGCCTGCCGGTGGACGTCCGGTCGCCGAAAGGCGTACGCGCGCCGCTCGGCCTTAACGACGCGCACCTCACGGCGACCAACAGCGCGGGGCCGCTTGCACGAGCGAGCAATCCCCGCTCGCGAGCCGGCCGCGCGACGCAGGTCGCGCCACACCACGGACAGGAGAGCCCCACATGCTGCGCAAACTTGGACTACTCGTCTTCGCGACCCTGATGGGCTGTGCCTCCGCGCGACCGCAGGGAGGACGCGACTGGGTCGTGCTGGGCGAGCGGCAGGTCAGCGACCGCGTGGATCACGATGTGATCCCCGTCTCCGGGGCCCGCGGTGACTTTCGCCGCATCAAGCTCACGGTGCAACGCGCCTCGGTCGACTTTCACCGGGTCGTCGTGCACTTCGGCAATGGCGGAGACCAGACGGTGAACCTGCGGAACACCATCCCTGCTGGCGGCGAGAGCCGCGTCATCGACCTCGAGGGGGGCGACCGGGTGATTCGCAGCATCGAGTTCTGGTACGACGCCAACACCATGCGCGGGCGACACGCGCAGGTGCGCGTTTTCGGCCGACGATAGCACGAAAGAGCGCGCGCGGCCGCGCCGGCGGCCGCGCGTGCCTTAGCGGGCGGTCCCCCGCACCTTCTTGATCGCCGCCACCGCGTTCCACCGCACGCGCACCCCCTTGGCCAGCTCCTCGAGCACCGAAGCGCCTCACGTGCCTCCGGCCCGATGGCGCCAAAGGCATCGGCCACGGCGCGCTGCACGTGCGGATGTTGCGGCTGCGCCTTGCCCGCCGCCATCAGCGCGCCAAAGACGCGCGTCGCGCGCCTCCCCTGCGCCCCGATGGCCCACGCGCTCGCCATGCGCACGCCGTCGTCGGCATCGGTGAGTCGGGCGGCCAGGGCATCGAGCGCCATGTCGCTCACTGGACCGGCGTCGCGCAAGGCGAGCGCCGCCAGCCCGCGCACCACGTGATCCGCATCGGTGAGCGCGGTCGTGAGCTCCGGTACCGCCGGCTGCGCCGCCGTGCCGAGTTGGGTGAGGGCCCACGCCGCCGCGATGCGCTCGTCGGACGATGACGAAGACAGTCCACGGCGAAGCACCGCCAGCTGCACCGCACCTGCCGCTCGGCGGCTCCCGATCGCCCGCAGGCGGTCGGCGACGTTGTCCGCACGCGTGGAGTCGGCGGAACGGTCGCCGCGCTCCCCCGCGACGCGCTGCAGCACCAGGGCATCGAGCCCGAGGAAGAAGTTGGTCGACGCCGCGTTCTTTCCCGTACAGATGAACGACACGGTGTGCCGCCCCTTCGACAGGCGCGGCCACCCGATCACGCGATCCTCGCCGACAAACAGTTCGGTGTAGTAGCCGTCGATCGAGAACCCCGTCCCCATGTTGGCGCCCGGTTCATGCTCCAACTCCGTCCCGCTCCCGGGAACCTTGCCGTCAATGAGCACGGAGTACGTCCCGTAGTCGGGCGCCCCCGCCACCTGCGCGATCAGCTCGTAGCGCCCGTCCTCCGCCACATCGAATGGCACGTCGAGCCGTGCGCCCACTCCCTCGCCCTCGAACAGGAGGATGTCCTTCCCCCAGAAGACCTCCTTCTGCACCGAGACCTTCCCACGCGTCCCCACCGTTTCGGCCGCGCGCTGCTCCACCTCGAGATGCACCGCATTCCCGTGCGGAAGGCGCGCCGCGCCGTACGGCGGCTCGGGCTGTGCCGGCGCCACCCCCTGCTGGTACCAGAAGGCCACGGTGCTGAACAGGTCCTCGCGTTCCTCGAAGGCGCTGCGCACGCTGCCATCGTTGTTGTACGTCCATCCCGCGTGCTCGATGTCGAACTTGAGCTCGCGCGTGAAGGGGATGGGATCGCCGACGTGCCAGCGATACGCAGTCATGCGCGAGCCGAGGTCGGTGCCGTCGGCCACCGTCACGCCGAAGTTAGGGCCGTCACCCACGCGCAACGACCAGGCATCGTTGAAGTAGTCCTCGGTCCCCGTCCCCTCGATGTTGGCCGTCTTCTTTCCATCGATGTAGAAGAAGTCGTCCCCCTCGCCAAACCACCCGGGCTGGTTCTGCACCACGCTCAGCACCGTCCCCACGTAGTGCCCGCGCCCCTTGGTATGCAGGACCTCATAGGGCGCGCCGAGCCGCGTCGGCAACGCCTGGCGATAGCGCGCGTGGAAGTACGGCGTGTTGGCCGGGAGCGCCCGGTACTTCGACCAGTCCACTTGGTAATAGAGGTTGCTCACCCGCCGGCGCCCCTCGTTGGTGATCGTCACCCGGGCCGAACGCTGGAACGGCATCGGCCAGTACGAGTTGCGCGAACGCCCGGCCGAGCTGTTCCGAACGAGCAGCGAGTTGAGGGGGCGCTCCATCCCGTGCCCCACGCCAAAGAAGTCGCCCAGCGGGGCGTCCACACTGGGCACGCTGCTGCCATCGTAGTAGATGCGCAGCCGCAAGAGGCGCGGCCACGCGTACTCGCTGGCGGCAACGGTGATCCACATGTGCGTAATGACCCCGGGCCCCTTGAGGTCGGCGAGGACGACCGTTTCACCGGGGAGCGGACGCTTGCTGTCGTCGTTGCTGGCCAGGTCCGCATTGTTGCTGGACGAGCGAAACGCCTCGAAGTCGCGCGGCTGCGTGAGGCGATACGGATCGAGCGCCGGCGGAAGCTGGGCGCCCAGCCGAACCGACAGTGCGACGCTCGCGACCCCCGCGATCAGGAGCACCGCGCGCGTCGCCAGCGCGCGGCGCGGCCGAAACGGCATGTTCCACGTGCGCCGTACAAGCGGCGTGCACCTCGTGAGCGGCGTCAACAGCGTGAGCGGCATGGGCGGCGGCTCCGGAATGAGTCGTTAGGCCTGCGGCGGCCACCAAACTTCCCACTCTCGCTGCGCCGCGGCTAGGGGATGCCCCCAACACCGATTGCCAGCGCCCCGTCGCGCCGGTACATTCGCGCCGACCTCACCCTCCCCCGACATGCGGTCACGCCCCGTGGCGCGTTGCCTGGCGCTCCTCTGCTTCGCGTCGATCGCCCCGGTCGCACGGGGCGACGCCCAGCCACTCCCCGTGGCCCCCACCCGGGCCGGCGCCGCCTGGGTCGAGCGGACCCTGCGCGGGATGCCGCTGGAGCGAAAGGTCGCCCAGCTCGTCGTGGCCGAGATGCAGGGGGGGTACGTGAGCAGCGGCGACCCGCGCGTGCAGGGGTGGACATCGCTCGCCCGCGACCACGGCATCGGCAGCTTCGTCTTCTACGGGGGGACGCCGCGCGACGCGGCCGCGCTGTTCAATCGGCTGCAACGCGTCGCGCAGGTCCCGCTCCTCATCACTGGCGACTGCGAGGGGGGACCCGGGCAGCAGGTCTCCGGGGCGACGGAGTTCCCCCGCCAACATGGCCTTTGCCGCCGTCGGCGACGACTCGCTGGTGTATCGCGCCACGTCGGTCGCCGCGCGCGAAGGGCGGGCGATGGGGATTCACCTCACCTACTCGCCGGCCGTCGACATCGCCTGGCGCCCGGAGAACCCGGCCGAAGGGGTGCGCTCCTTTGGCGGTGATCTCGACCTGCTGGGGCGCATGGTGCGCGCCTACGTGCGCGGCTACCACGACAACGGCATGCTCTCGGGTGCCAAGCACTTCCCGGGACGCGGCGACGTGGAGCGCATGCCGGGACGTCCGGACTTCACCTGGAATCCCAAAGCGGCGAATGCGGTGGCCGCGCAGGACTTCGCGGCCTTCCGGCACGCCATCAGCGCCGGCGTCGACTACGTGATGACCGAACACGTCGCCGTCCCTTCGGTCACCGGCGGCTCCGATCTCCCCGCCTCCGTCGAACGCAAGCTCGCGACGGACTGGCTGCGCGACTCACTCGGCTTCAAGGGCATGCTGACGACGGACGACCTGTGGTACGATCACGTCGTCGCGCGCTTTGGCGCCGAAGAAGTCGCCGTACGTGCCTTCGAGGCCGGGCACGACCTCATCCTCAAGCCCAAGGACCCGGTGCGTACGATCGCGGCGATGGTCGCCGCCGTGCGCAATGGACGCATCAGCGAAAAGCGGATCGACGGCGCGGTGCGCCGCCTGCTCACGCTCAAGGCCCGCCTCAACCTGCAGCAGGTGCGGCTGGTCGACGAGTCGAGCCTGGCCGATCGCGTCGGCACCGTGGCCCACTGGAAGCTGGCGCAGGAGGTGGCCGATCGGTCGCTCACGATGCTCAAGAACGATGGCGTCCTCCCGCTCGCCCGCGCGTCCATTCCCAAGCTGGTGAACATCAGCGTACAAAAGCTCGACAACGACCCGGCCCCGGCGACGCTCGCG
Protein-coding regions in this window:
- a CDS encoding aminotransferase class V-fold PLP-dependent enzyme: MNTPSPDATARLDQGDRLAADEFPRQREGIYLNHAASSPLPQRSSDALRGYLSDRERLFHLYQTGTQDYALPVLQGKVARLLNVPPELVAFVPTTTEAMSAALNSIEWRAGDNVVVPANEFPGVIYPSLHLARRGVEVRQVPVEQHVDLDRVLAAIDGRTRAVAISWVHWLTGHRIDLARLGAACRASNALSIVDAIQGVGAVPVDVAATQVDFFVTGSYKWLMGIPGTAAIYTSPRFLEAVVPDRAGHASMKTSVYDAPHIEWLPGAARFQVGGTINAALIAMERSIDLLTEVGVPRIQAHVGTLLDALQSRAPHAGVRLNSDLSSAHRSTFVNVTTGDSARDDRIVKGLVAQGIIVGRRGPGIRIAPHLHNSVGDIERLMDALQRIA
- a CDS encoding DUF2164 domain-containing protein, which produces MPIELSPEDTTRAIASLRRYCDEQLDEKIGELKARLFLEFILKEIGPSIYNGAIGDAQAYFRDRVADLEGACSQQEFDYWPRSTARRPSP
- a CDS encoding DUF1801 domain-containing protein, encoding MIAKAKSSPRASAKPVTHDEYLARLPEDQRAALQQLRTTIKVIVPKAEECFSYGLPAFRLNGVLVGYGATAKHCAFYPMSGQTVAAFADELAGFETSKGTIRFTPDNPLSKALVRKLVKARIAENAE
- a CDS encoding DUF2961 domain-containing protein, which produces MPFRPRRALATRAVLLIAGVASVALSVRLGAQLPPALDPYRLTQPRDFEAFRSSSNNADLASNDDSKRPLPGETVVLADLKGPGVITHMWITVAASEYAWPRLLRLRIYYDGSSVPSVDAPLGDFFGVGHGMERPLNSLLVRNSSAGRSRNSYWPMPFQRSARVTITNEGRRRVSNLYYQVDWSKYRALPANTPYFHARYRQALPTRLGAPYEVLHTKGRGHYVGTVLSVVQNQPGWFGEGDDFFYIDGKKTANIEGTGTEDYFNDAWSLRVGDGPNFGVTVADGTDLGSRMTAYRWHVGDPIPFTRELKFDIEHAGWTYNNDGSVRSAFEEREDLFSTVAFWYQQGVAPAQPEPPYGAARLPHGNAVHLEVEQRAAETVGTRGKVSVQKEVFWGKDILLFEGEGVGARLDVPFDVAEDGRYELIAQVAGAPDYGTYSVLIDGKVPGSGTELEHEPGANMGTGFSIDGYYTELFVGEDRVIGWPRLSKGRHTVSFICTGKNAASTNFFLGLDALVLQRVAGERGDRSADSTRADNVADRLRAIGSRRAAGAVQLAVLRRGLSSSSSDERIAAAWALTQLGTAAQPAVPELTTALTDADHVVRGLAALALRDAGPVSDMALDALAARLTDADDGVRMASAWAIGAQGRRATRVFGALMAAGKAQPQHPHVQRAVADAFGAIGPEAREALRCSRSWPRGCACGGTRWRRSRRCGGPPAKARAAAGAAARALSCYRRPKTRTCACRPRMVLASYQNSMLRITRSPPSRSMTRLSPPAGMVFRRFTVWSPPLPKCTTTR